Proteins encoded within one genomic window of Bacteroides sedimenti:
- a CDS encoding AMP-binding protein: MEQSFIAYIENSIKKNWDLDALTDYNGATLQYKDVARKIEKLHIILEESGIKKGDKIAICGRNSSFWGVTFLSVITYGAVVVPILHEFKADNVHNIVNHSEARLLFVGDVVWENLNEAAMPLLEGIVLMNDFSVPVSRSEKLTHAREHLNEMFGQKYPKNFRTEHVSYHKDKPEELAVINYTSGTTSYSKGVMLPYRSLWSNTRFAQEVLTLNPGDKIVSILPMAHMYGLAFEFLYEFTQGCHIYFLTRMPSPKIIFQAFAEVKPNLVIAVPLIIEKIIKKNILPKLETPTMKILMKLPIINDKIKATVREQMINAFGGNFSEMIIGGAAFNKEIEQFLKMIEFPYTVGYGMTECGPIICYEDWKQFKMGSCGKVAPRMEIKVLSPDPENVVGEIVCKGDNVMLGYYKNEEATKQTIDKDGWLHTGDLGVIDAEGNLTIKGRSKNMLLGASGQNIYPEEIEDMLNNLPYVAESIIVQQNDKLVGLVYPDFDDAFAHGLTNDDIEKVMEENRIELNTLLPAYSQIAKMKIYPEEFEKTPKKSIKRFLYQEAKG, translated from the coding sequence ATGGAACAAAGTTTTATAGCGTACATTGAAAATAGTATTAAAAAAAATTGGGATTTAGATGCCCTGACAGACTATAATGGTGCAACACTTCAGTACAAAGATGTAGCCCGAAAAATTGAAAAGTTACATATCATTTTAGAGGAAAGTGGCATAAAAAAAGGCGATAAAATTGCAATATGCGGTAGAAACAGTTCATTTTGGGGTGTTACTTTCCTTTCAGTAATAACTTACGGAGCCGTAGTGGTTCCTATCCTTCACGAATTTAAAGCGGACAATGTACACAACATTGTGAACCATTCAGAAGCCAGACTTCTTTTTGTTGGTGATGTGGTTTGGGAAAATCTAAATGAAGCGGCAATGCCACTTCTGGAAGGCATCGTACTAATGAACGATTTCTCGGTTCCTGTTTCCCGTTCAGAGAAACTAACGCATGCCCGCGAACATCTGAATGAAATGTTTGGCCAGAAATATCCAAAGAATTTCCGTACGGAACACGTTTCATATCACAAAGATAAACCCGAAGAACTTGCAGTTATCAATTATACCTCGGGAACAACGAGTTATTCTAAAGGTGTAATGCTGCCTTATCGAAGTTTGTGGTCGAACACCCGTTTTGCCCAAGAAGTACTCACTCTGAACCCTGGCGACAAAATTGTGTCTATTCTTCCGATGGCACACATGTATGGCCTTGCTTTTGAATTTTTGTATGAATTCACCCAAGGATGCCATATATACTTCCTGACAAGAATGCCAAGTCCAAAAATCATTTTCCAGGCATTCGCGGAAGTTAAACCAAATCTGGTTATTGCCGTTCCTTTGATTATTGAAAAGATCATTAAAAAGAATATCCTTCCCAAACTGGAAACTCCAACAATGAAGATATTGATGAAGCTTCCTATTATCAACGATAAGATTAAAGCAACTGTACGCGAACAGATGATCAATGCTTTTGGTGGAAATTTCTCCGAAATGATTATCGGTGGTGCAGCCTTTAACAAAGAGATTGAGCAATTCCTGAAAATGATAGAATTCCCTTATACCGTTGGTTATGGAATGACTGAATGCGGACCAATTATTTGTTATGAGGACTGGAAGCAATTCAAAATGGGTTCTTGCGGAAAGGTAGCACCACGCATGGAAATCAAAGTTCTCTCTCCAGATCCTGAAAATGTGGTTGGTGAAATTGTCTGCAAGGGCGACAACGTTATGTTGGGGTACTATAAGAATGAAGAGGCTACAAAACAGACTATTGACAAGGATGGCTGGCTCCATACAGGTGACCTGGGAGTAATTGATGCAGAAGGAAACTTAACCATAAAAGGTCGGAGCAAGAATATGCTTCTGGGAGCATCCGGACAAAATATTTATCCGGAAGAAATTGAGGATATGCTCAACAACCTTCCTTATGTGGCAGAATCAATTATTGTTCAGCAAAACGATAAACTGGTAGGATTGGTTTATCCGGATTTCGACGATGCATTTGCTCATGGACTCACCAATGACGATATTGAGAAAGTGATGGAAGAAAATCGAATTGAACTAAACACCTTGCTTCCGGCATACAGCCAGATTGCTAAAATGAAAATCTATCCTGAAGAGTTTGAAAAAACTCCTAAAAAGAGCATCAAACGATTCCTTTATCAGGAAGCAAAAGGATAA
- a CDS encoding dihydroorotate dehydrogenase-like protein has translation MVDLKTEFAGLKLKNPIIISSSGLTSSAEKNKRLEEAGAGAVVLKSLFEEQIMQKAKQVNEPIYYPEGGNYLTEHLYAQVLSDYLKLIQESKKHCSIPIIASINCCTNKDWVEFAHKIESAGADAIELNILSIQASPYYECGEFENQHIEILRKVKERVQIPIIMKLGTNLTNPVALINKLRLHGAEGVVLFNRLYQTDIDIDKLEYVSGEILSSPSDLPISLRWISLSSAIISNIDYAASGGVHNADSAIKSILTGASAVEICSVIYKNGVQYIRPMLETIERWMSQKGYESISQFKGLLKAKDINQANAYERTQFLRYFSERE, from the coding sequence ATGGTGGATTTAAAAACGGAATTTGCGGGATTGAAGTTAAAAAATCCCATCATTATCAGCAGTTCGGGGCTAACAAGCAGTGCCGAAAAAAACAAAAGACTAGAAGAGGCCGGAGCAGGTGCAGTTGTATTGAAATCACTCTTCGAAGAGCAAATAATGCAAAAAGCAAAACAGGTTAATGAACCAATTTACTATCCGGAAGGTGGAAATTATCTGACTGAACACCTATACGCACAGGTATTATCCGATTACCTGAAGCTGATACAGGAAAGTAAGAAACATTGCTCCATTCCAATCATTGCCAGTATTAACTGTTGTACAAACAAAGATTGGGTGGAGTTTGCGCATAAAATTGAATCTGCCGGAGCAGATGCCATTGAACTTAACATCCTGAGCATTCAGGCATCACCTTATTATGAATGCGGAGAATTTGAAAATCAGCATATTGAAATATTAAGAAAAGTCAAAGAACGGGTGCAGATTCCAATTATTATGAAGTTAGGAACTAATCTTACCAACCCGGTAGCTCTGATAAATAAACTACGCTTACATGGTGCTGAGGGAGTTGTTTTATTCAACCGTTTGTACCAAACTGATATCGATATTGATAAGCTGGAATATGTTTCCGGAGAGATTCTAAGTTCTCCGTCCGATCTCCCGATTTCTTTACGTTGGATAAGTCTCTCTTCAGCTATAATCAGCAATATTGATTATGCTGCTTCAGGAGGTGTACACAATGCCGATTCCGCAATAAAATCTATTCTCACAGGGGCATCTGCAGTAGAGATTTGCAGTGTTATTTACAAGAATGGAGTTCAATATATTCGTCCGATGCTTGAAACCATTGAAAGATGGATGAGCCAGAAAGGCTACGAAAGTATTTCCCAGTTTAAAGGTTTATTGAAAGCCAAAGATATAAACCAGGCAAATGCTTATGAACGAACTCAATTTCTTCGTTATTTCAGCGAAAGAGAATAA
- a CDS encoding YggS family pyridoxal phosphate-dependent enzyme yields the protein MSIKSNLLEILSQLPARVRLVAVSKFNPNESIMEAYEAGQRIFGESKVQEMTEKYESLPKDIEWHFIGHLQTNKVKYMTPYVSMIHGIDSYKLLCEVDKQAKKAGRVIPCLLQIYIAQEDTKFGLSFDECRDLLSNNNWKELKNISIVGLMGMATNTDSQKQIEAEFCSLNNFFTEIKQTFFAQESNFKELSMGMSHDFPLAIAQGSTLVRVGSKIFGERNY from the coding sequence ATGAGCATTAAAAGCAATTTACTGGAAATACTTTCGCAACTCCCCGCAAGAGTTAGATTGGTTGCAGTCTCCAAGTTCAATCCCAATGAATCAATCATGGAAGCCTATGAGGCCGGGCAACGGATATTCGGAGAAAGTAAAGTGCAGGAGATGACAGAGAAATACGAATCTCTGCCTAAAGATATTGAATGGCACTTTATTGGCCACTTGCAAACCAATAAGGTGAAGTACATGACTCCGTATGTATCAATGATTCATGGCATTGACAGCTATAAACTGCTGTGTGAAGTGGATAAGCAGGCAAAAAAAGCAGGTCGGGTAATTCCCTGCCTGCTGCAGATTTATATTGCGCAGGAGGATACCAAATTTGGATTAAGCTTTGATGAGTGCAGGGATCTTTTATCCAATAACAACTGGAAAGAGCTAAAAAATATATCCATCGTCGGATTAATGGGAATGGCAACAAACACTGATTCTCAGAAACAAATTGAGGCGGAATTTTGTTCCTTAAATAACTTCTTTACAGAGATCAAGCAAACATTCTTCGCCCAGGAATCGAATTTTAAAGAATTATCAATGGGCATGTCTCATGACTTTCCACTGGCTATAGCCCAGGGAAGCACACTTGTTCGCGTAGGAAGTAAGATTTTCGGAGAAAGAAATTACTAA
- a CDS encoding DUF4494 domain-containing protein gives MMHTWFECKIRYDKVMENGMNKKVTEPYLVDALSFTEAEARIIEEITPFISGEFTVSDIKRANYSELFEDETGDRWFKCKLQFVSLDEKSGAEKKVSTQVLVQAGDLREAVRNLDEGMKGTMADYIIASVTETAIMDVFPYSAEPDVKPEFPQAGQNQ, from the coding sequence ATGATGCACACTTGGTTTGAATGCAAAATCCGTTACGATAAAGTAATGGAAAACGGGATGAATAAGAAAGTAACAGAACCTTATTTGGTTGATGCACTCAGTTTTACTGAAGCTGAGGCTCGTATTATAGAAGAAATTACACCATTTATTTCGGGAGAATTTACTGTTTCCGATATCAAACGCGCCAACTACAGCGAGCTATTTGAGGATGAAACCGGTGATCGCTGGTTTAAATGCAAACTTCAGTTCGTTTCTCTCGATGAAAAGAGTGGTGCCGAAAAGAAAGTCTCAACTCAGGTGCTGGTGCAAGCAGGAGACTTGCGCGAAGCTGTAAGAAACCTCGATGAAGGAATGAAAGGAACCATGGCCGATTACATCATTGCATCGGTAACAGAAACAGCCATTATGGATGTATTCCCCTACTCTGCCGAACCTGATGTAAAACCAGAATTCCCCCAAGCCGGACAAAATCAATAA
- a CDS encoding glycoside hydrolase family 97 protein, whose translation MKKGTLLIVICCLFTQIGFAQKLLTVSSPDGKIKTTISLGDKITYTVKGYDQTIIDASPISMTLSSGEMWGKNVRLEKETRQTINQTIVSPFYKQKQIKDNCNELILNFKKGWGLKFRVYNDGVAYRFINYRKEAFTIRNEEVKYNFTDDFPATVPFVNIGRTKDIKSKEMQFANSFENTYTTDNLSKLDSNRIAFLPLVVQAKNGVKVCITEADLESYPGLYLNSINNQNSLVGILAPYPKRSEQGGHNMLQLRVKEREDYIAKVNGAREFPWRVAIIASEDKQLAQSDMTYKLASPSRVTDYSWVKPGKVAWDWWNDWNIYGVDFEAGINNATYKYYIDFAAANGLEYVILDEGWAVNLKSDLMQVIPEINIKELVDYGAKKNVGIILWAGYHAFNRDMENVCKYYSQLGVKGFKVDFMDRDDQEMVEFNYRAAATCAKYHLILDLHGMYKPAGINRTFPNVLNCEGVFGLEQLKWSPATTDMVKYDVTIPFIRMAAGPMDYTQGAMKNAAKGCYAPINSEPMSQGTRCHQLALYVVLESPFNMLCDNPSNYMREKENLDFIATVPTVWDETKVLDGKMGEYIVTLRRAGEKWYIGGVTDWTARDITLDFSFLGKGTYKATIFKDGMNAHRAGRDYKKEEVLVTADSSKSIHLAPGGGFAVKLEKQSE comes from the coding sequence ATGAAAAAAGGAACCTTATTAATTGTAATCTGTTGCCTGTTTACACAAATAGGTTTTGCGCAAAAACTACTGACCGTCTCATCTCCCGACGGTAAGATAAAGACAACGATTTCTCTAGGAGACAAAATAACTTATACAGTTAAAGGATATGATCAGACAATCATTGACGCATCCCCTATTTCAATGACATTGAGCTCCGGTGAGATGTGGGGAAAAAATGTCCGTCTGGAAAAAGAGACACGGCAAACTATCAACCAAACAATCGTGTCGCCTTTTTACAAACAAAAGCAGATAAAAGATAACTGTAATGAATTAATCCTGAACTTTAAAAAAGGATGGGGACTAAAATTCAGAGTATATAATGACGGAGTGGCTTACCGCTTTATCAACTACAGAAAAGAAGCATTCACTATCCGGAATGAAGAAGTGAAATACAACTTTACGGACGATTTTCCAGCAACTGTTCCATTTGTAAATATAGGGAGAACCAAAGATATCAAGAGCAAGGAGATGCAGTTTGCCAATTCATTTGAAAACACCTATACAACTGATAATTTATCGAAATTAGACAGTAATAGAATTGCATTCTTACCCCTTGTTGTACAAGCTAAAAATGGAGTGAAAGTATGTATTACCGAGGCCGATCTGGAGAGTTATCCGGGGCTTTATCTGAATAGCATTAATAATCAAAATTCATTGGTAGGAATCTTGGCTCCTTATCCTAAACGCTCCGAACAAGGAGGACATAACATGCTGCAGTTGCGTGTCAAGGAACGGGAGGATTATATTGCAAAAGTAAATGGTGCACGCGAATTTCCCTGGAGGGTTGCCATCATCGCTTCAGAAGATAAACAACTTGCTCAAAGCGATATGACGTATAAGCTTGCATCTCCTTCGAGAGTGACTGATTATTCATGGGTGAAGCCCGGCAAAGTTGCCTGGGACTGGTGGAACGACTGGAATATATATGGAGTGGACTTCGAAGCAGGAATTAACAATGCCACCTATAAATATTATATAGATTTTGCAGCTGCCAACGGGTTGGAATATGTTATCCTGGATGAAGGCTGGGCGGTGAATCTTAAAAGCGACCTGATGCAGGTGATTCCTGAAATCAACATTAAAGAACTGGTTGATTACGGAGCTAAAAAGAATGTAGGCATTATCCTGTGGGCAGGTTATCATGCTTTTAATCGCGATATGGAAAATGTATGCAAATACTATTCCCAGCTAGGGGTAAAGGGATTCAAGGTTGACTTTATGGACCGCGATGACCAGGAGATGGTAGAATTTAACTATCGTGCTGCTGCAACCTGCGCTAAATATCACCTGATTTTAGATCTACATGGCATGTACAAGCCTGCCGGAATTAACCGCACCTTCCCCAACGTGCTAAACTGCGAAGGAGTATTCGGATTAGAGCAGTTAAAGTGGTCGCCTGCAACAACCGACATGGTAAAGTACGATGTAACTATCCCATTTATTCGAATGGCAGCCGGACCAATGGATTACACCCAGGGAGCTATGAAAAATGCAGCAAAAGGATGCTATGCTCCTATCAATTCGGAACCGATGAGTCAGGGAACCCGCTGCCATCAGCTGGCTTTGTATGTGGTACTCGAATCACCATTCAACATGTTGTGCGACAATCCTTCAAACTACATGCGTGAGAAAGAGAATCTTGATTTTATAGCTACAGTTCCTACTGTGTGGGATGAAACAAAAGTACTTGACGGCAAAATGGGTGAATATATTGTTACTCTCCGCCGGGCGGGAGAAAAATGGTATATTGGCGGAGTAACGGATTGGACTGCTCGTGATATCACACTTGATTTCTCATTCTTAGGAAAAGGAACATACAAAGCAACCATCTTCAAGGACGGAATGAATGCACATCGTGCCGGCAGAGATTATAAAAAAGAAGAGGTATTGGTTACGGCTGATTCCAGTAAGTCCATTCATCTGGCGCCAGGCGGGGGCTTTGCTGTAAAGTTGGAAAAACAAAGTGAATAA
- a CDS encoding metallophosphoesterase, with product MIQKIFFTLLALLIIPDLFIYRVYIMNMQISQFTRYLYFLPTLFLLVGLIFLFFFTSHDLIIEKTRLVEWFIMFYFIFTIPKLSFMLISILDLPFGYFLKHKYAPFTYAGIVAAVIWVIILLYGAFWGKTRFQIKQVTYKSSLLPKSFNGYKIVQLSDIHMGCWQGNGTALQQAVDLANAQHPDLIVFTGDLINHKATELNGFEKILCQLKAKDGVYSILGNHDYGPYYKWKNPQEQADNLTTLKQKEVEMGWNMLNNGHHIIHRDGDSIALIGVENWGMPPFTGNGDLEKAIKGAEDIPFKLLLSHNPSHWKKKVLPESDVALMLSGHTHGMQLAFGNHSLAALFSPQWKGLYTNKGRALYVNMGLGYIGIPFRFGAWPEITVITLKTQ from the coding sequence ATGATACAAAAAATCTTCTTCACATTGCTCGCATTGCTCATTATTCCGGATCTGTTTATCTACAGGGTCTACATAATGAATATGCAAATCAGCCAGTTTACCAGGTATCTCTATTTTCTCCCAACACTCTTTCTGTTGGTTGGACTCATCTTTCTCTTTTTTTTCACGAGCCACGATCTGATTATTGAGAAAACCCGGTTGGTTGAATGGTTTATTATGTTCTATTTCATTTTTACCATTCCCAAACTCAGCTTTATGCTAATATCCATTCTCGACCTCCCGTTTGGATATTTTCTAAAGCATAAATATGCTCCTTTCACCTATGCCGGAATTGTTGCAGCAGTTATCTGGGTAATAATACTGCTTTATGGGGCATTTTGGGGAAAAACAAGGTTTCAGATAAAACAGGTTACATATAAATCTTCATTATTGCCTAAGTCATTTAACGGATATAAGATTGTACAACTATCTGACATCCATATGGGATGCTGGCAAGGTAACGGAACAGCATTACAACAAGCTGTAGATCTGGCCAATGCCCAACATCCTGATCTGATAGTTTTTACAGGAGATTTAATTAACCATAAAGCCACGGAACTGAATGGTTTTGAAAAGATTCTGTGTCAGCTCAAGGCAAAAGACGGAGTATATTCTATACTTGGTAATCATGATTATGGGCCTTACTACAAATGGAAAAACCCACAAGAACAAGCTGACAATCTCACAACACTTAAACAAAAGGAAGTTGAAATGGGATGGAACATGCTGAACAATGGACACCATATTATTCATCGCGACGGAGATAGCATTGCACTAATAGGTGTCGAGAACTGGGGAATGCCACCGTTTACCGGAAATGGCGATTTGGAAAAAGCTATTAAAGGGGCTGAAGATATACCGTTCAAGTTGTTACTGAGCCACAACCCTTCGCATTGGAAAAAGAAGGTACTACCCGAAAGCGATGTCGCGTTAATGCTCTCGGGACATACCCACGGCATGCAGCTTGCATTTGGGAATCATTCGCTGGCTGCACTTTTCAGTCCTCAATGGAAAGGTCTGTATACAAATAAAGGAAGGGCGTTATATGTAAATATGGGATTGGGATATATTGGTATCCCATTCAGATTTGGAGCCTGGCCCGAGATAACCGTAATAACACTAAAAACACAATAA
- a CDS encoding RNA polymerase sigma factor yields the protein MNDTRMNKELEQEFTACIKEYERVIYKVCYLYTTKSAPFHDLYQESVLNIWRAFPKFRHECKISTWIYRITLNTCISFIRKEKNIPEIVPLTYESEWFTEEEDSFKEMLIELYRLINNLGPLDKSIVLLYLEKKDYAEIAEITGLTVTNVATKLSRIKEKMRKMSHN from the coding sequence ATGAACGACACAAGAATGAACAAAGAGTTAGAGCAGGAATTTACGGCTTGTATCAAGGAGTACGAACGGGTCATATATAAAGTCTGCTACTTATACACCACAAAATCAGCTCCTTTTCACGACCTTTATCAGGAATCGGTGCTGAATATCTGGCGAGCTTTTCCTAAGTTCCGGCATGAATGCAAAATATCCACGTGGATTTACCGCATCACACTGAATACTTGTATCTCATTCATTCGCAAAGAAAAAAATATCCCAGAAATAGTTCCACTCACTTATGAGAGTGAATGGTTCACAGAAGAGGAAGACAGCTTCAAGGAGATGCTGATAGAACTGTATAGGCTTATTAACAATCTGGGACCGCTAGACAAATCTATTGTCTTGCTTTACCTGGAAAAGAAAGATTATGCGGAAATTGCAGAGATTACCGGACTTACTGTTACCAATGTAGCAACAAAGCTAAGCCGGATAAAGGAAAAAATGAGAAAGATGTCTCACAACTAA
- a CDS encoding vitamin B12 dependent-methionine synthase activation domain-containing protein, translated as MILNYKIHELVEYIDWLYFFHAWRLGAQFGQIADIHGCDACRAQWLSSFPEEDRSKASEAMQLFKEANRLLNELDQDFEVKAMFELFDSNSDGDNLIIGNKVIPLLRQQTRKKEDEPYLCLSDFVRPLSSGRKDTVGVFASSVDPDMEKMYENDPYKHILAQTLTDRLAEAAVEKMHEYVRKEAWGYAKEENLTIKEMLKVKYQGIRPAVGYPSIPDQSINFLLNELIDMGKIGIQLTENGAMYPHASVSGIMISHPASRYFAIGKIGEDQLNDYTRRRGFEISEMKKFLAANL; from the coding sequence ATGATATTAAACTATAAAATACACGAACTTGTAGAGTACATAGACTGGCTTTACTTTTTTCATGCCTGGAGACTAGGGGCTCAGTTCGGGCAGATTGCTGACATTCACGGTTGCGACGCCTGCCGTGCCCAATGGCTCAGCAGCTTTCCAGAGGAAGATCGTTCTAAAGCATCTGAAGCGATGCAACTTTTCAAAGAAGCTAACCGGTTGCTGAACGAACTGGACCAGGATTTTGAGGTTAAAGCCATGTTCGAGCTCTTCGATTCCAACTCCGACGGAGACAATCTAATTATAGGCAACAAGGTGATTCCGCTGCTTCGTCAGCAAACCCGTAAGAAAGAAGACGAACCTTATCTATGTCTAAGCGATTTTGTACGTCCGCTTTCATCAGGGAGAAAAGACACGGTGGGTGTATTTGCTTCAAGTGTAGATCCCGATATGGAAAAGATGTACGAAAACGATCCATATAAACACATACTGGCTCAAACGCTAACCGACCGTCTTGCAGAAGCTGCCGTAGAAAAAATGCACGAGTATGTCCGTAAGGAAGCCTGGGGGTACGCAAAAGAGGAAAATCTAACCATAAAAGAGATGCTTAAGGTGAAATACCAAGGCATTCGTCCTGCAGTGGGATATCCTTCCATACCCGATCAAAGCATCAACTTCCTGTTGAATGAGCTTATTGATATGGGAAAGATCGGCATTCAGCTCACCGAGAACGGAGCTATGTATCCGCATGCTTCAGTCAGCGGGATTATGATCTCTCATCCGGCTTCCAGATATTTTGCAATCGGGAAAATTGGCGAAGATCAACTGAACGATTATACCCGAAGAAGAGGATTTGAAATTTCTGAGATGAAAAAGTTCCTGGCAGCCAATCTGTAG
- a CDS encoding dihydroorotase, producing MKKILVKNATIINEGLSFIGSVVIEGEKIEKIIKGDIVSEDTYSEVIDATGKYLIPGVIDDHVHFRDPGLTHKADISSESRAAAAGGVTSFMDMPNTIPQTTDLDALNIKFQLGAEKSLVNYSFYFGATNTNTNLLSQLDSHHVCGVKLFMGSSTGNMLVDRKEILLKVFGETDLIIAAHCEDAAIIAENTRIAREKYGDDPDVKYHPIIRSEEACYASSALAVELAEKTGSRLHILHISTAKELGLFSKGPLAGKKITAEACVPHIVFNDSLYEQLGTRIKCNPAIKSVIDRDSLIKGISNNLIDVVATDHAPHLLSEKEGGALKAVSGMPMIQFSLTTMLDHSSPETFTKEQVVQKMCHAPAELFQIRNRGYIREGYQADLVLVNPEAGWTLKKEMILSKCGWSPLEGFSFKHRVERTFVNGHTVYNKGEIDKNYRGQELQFR from the coding sequence ATGAAAAAAATATTAGTTAAGAACGCAACAATTATTAATGAAGGACTCAGTTTCATAGGGTCGGTCGTAATTGAGGGCGAAAAGATTGAGAAGATAATCAAAGGGGATATTGTATCAGAAGATACTTATTCCGAGGTAATTGATGCCACCGGGAAGTATCTTATCCCAGGAGTTATTGATGATCATGTACATTTCCGCGACCCTGGACTGACACACAAGGCTGATATATCAAGCGAAAGCCGGGCTGCAGCTGCCGGCGGGGTAACATCTTTCATGGATATGCCCAATACTATTCCGCAGACTACCGATCTGGATGCTTTAAACATCAAATTTCAGTTAGGGGCCGAAAAAAGTCTGGTGAATTACTCCTTTTATTTCGGAGCAACTAATACGAACACCAATTTACTCTCTCAACTGGATTCACACCATGTTTGCGGAGTTAAACTCTTCATGGGGTCTAGCACCGGGAATATGCTGGTAGACCGGAAGGAAATTCTGCTGAAGGTGTTTGGTGAAACCGATCTGATTATTGCTGCTCATTGCGAAGATGCAGCTATTATTGCAGAAAACACACGCATTGCACGTGAGAAATACGGAGATGATCCTGATGTGAAATATCACCCTATCATAAGAAGTGAAGAAGCATGTTATGCGTCTTCAGCTCTTGCTGTAGAGCTGGCCGAAAAAACGGGTTCCAGGCTCCATATTCTTCATATATCTACTGCAAAAGAACTAGGATTGTTCAGTAAAGGACCTTTGGCCGGAAAAAAAATCACTGCAGAAGCATGTGTGCCTCATATTGTTTTCAATGATTCATTGTACGAACAACTTGGCACACGCATTAAATGCAATCCGGCAATTAAAAGCGTAATAGACAGAGATTCGTTGATAAAAGGCATCAGTAATAACCTGATCGATGTTGTGGCAACAGACCACGCTCCTCACCTCTTATCAGAAAAAGAAGGTGGTGCACTGAAGGCTGTTTCAGGTATGCCGATGATTCAGTTCTCGCTTACTACCATGCTTGATCACTCATCACCCGAAACTTTCACAAAAGAACAAGTGGTCCAGAAAATGTGTCACGCACCAGCAGAACTATTCCAGATACGTAATCGGGGATATATTCGTGAAGGATATCAAGCCGACCTTGTTTTGGTGAATCCGGAAGCCGGATGGACACTGAAAAAAGAGATGATACTGAGCAAATGCGGATGGAGTCCGTTGGAAGGTTTTTCTTTCAAACATAGAGTGGAACGTACCTTTGTGAATGGACATACAGTATACAACAAAGGAGAGATTGATAAAAATTACCGTGGACAGGAATTGCAGTTCAGATAA
- a CDS encoding polyprenol monophosphomannose synthase, producing MQSSDSIVIIPTYNEKENIENIIRAVFGLDKIFHILIIEDNSPDGTAEIVKRLQIEFPERLFMIQREGKQGLGTAYITGFHWAIEKKYDFIFEMDADFSHNPNDLPRLYHACTTLGADVAIGSRYVCGVNVVNWPMGRVLMSYFASKYVRFITGIPVADTTAGFKCYRREVLETIELDKIRFKGYAFQIEMKFMAYKSGFNIIEVPVIFINRELGTSKMNSGIFGEAVMGVLQLKLDSFFRKYPKKHEKNIS from the coding sequence ATGCAATCTTCCGACAGTATCGTTATTATTCCGACTTACAATGAGAAGGAAAACATAGAAAATATTATCCGTGCAGTTTTCGGACTAGATAAGATCTTTCATATTCTGATAATCGAAGACAATTCTCCTGACGGCACTGCCGAAATCGTAAAGCGTCTTCAGATTGAGTTTCCTGAACGGTTGTTTATGATTCAACGTGAAGGGAAACAAGGTCTTGGTACAGCATATATTACCGGATTCCACTGGGCTATTGAGAAAAAATACGATTTCATTTTTGAGATGGATGCCGATTTTTCTCATAATCCTAATGATTTGCCACGTCTCTATCATGCATGTACCACACTTGGTGCCGATGTTGCAATCGGTTCGCGCTATGTTTGCGGAGTAAATGTAGTGAACTGGCCTATGGGAAGAGTGCTAATGTCGTACTTTGCTTCAAAGTACGTTCGTTTTATCACGGGCATACCAGTTGCCGACACCACTGCAGGATTTAAATGTTATCGTCGGGAAGTACTGGAAACCATTGAATTGGACAAAATCCGTTTCAAAGGATATGCATTCCAGATTGAAATGAAATTTATGGCCTATAAATCGGGCTTTAATATAATTGAGGTTCCTGTTATCTTTATCAATCGCGAACTGGGAACTTCAAAAATGAATAGCGGCATTTTCGGTGAGGCTGTAATGGGAGTTCTTCAACTTAAACTTGATAGTTTCTTCCGTAAGTACCCAAAGAAACATGAAAAAAATATTAGTTAA